agtcatgcatgatatttgcaattatgatgcatactttgttcaaaagtgtgatgctgctggggttttggggcttcttccggagcaaaagcttacagctgttatacgaatattggcgtatggagcatctgctgatcaggtggatgagattgcccggatggggaagtccactacgttggaggctttggtaagattttgtcaagctgttgaaactctgtacactagggactacctgcgtagacctactcctagggacctccaacggcttctacaaaaagccgaagctcgaggattccctggaatgattggtagcatcgactgcatgcactggcaatggaagaattgcccaactgcctggCAAGGTGATTATGGAAatcgaaaaggccaaaaaagtatcatccttgaagcggTTGCTGGTttcgacacatgggtttggcatgccttcttcggagttgcaggatcacaaaatgacctcaacgtgctgggtcaatccctggtcttcaacgatgtattgagaggTCAGGGCCCCAATATCACCTATGAAGTCAATAATACAGTGTACCAGacggggtattatctagctgacggcatctacccgaggtggaccacttttgtcaaatctattccgaatccccgatcccagaagcaaaaattatttgctacctatcaagagggatacaggaaagatgtcgaaaggtgttttggtatccttcaaatcataaaaacacTCGGAGACATGGACACGGAGCGACTCGGAATCGATCCGTCTGGAGAAGAGGGGAAGGAAATGAAGGTGAAACTCTaatttcctcttttgtttatttggaaAGTGTatgaaactgaagaaaaattgACTTGTTCAATAATAGGCTCAACACCAACCCAACAATGACTATATGCTACGCTACGCAGAGCACCTCATGAAGGAAGCAAAggtaaaaccctaatttttaGGTTTGTTTACTTGGAAAGTGCAAGAACTggaaggaattttttttattggtagAAAGAATTAAGAGTTTGAGAATTTTATGGTGTCTTAGTTTGTGGGTTTCTGatctaaattattaattttttaacagcGGGGGGATGGATATCAAGTTGTTACTCCCAAAGGTAAATgaatgcaaatatatatacacattagCTTCGTGTTATgattgtattttaatttgcattgctgttgtgttgtgttggcATGTTCATGTTGTGCTCATGATAAAGTACTTGTTGACGTTGACAATCTTCGTTTGAATGGGAAGCACTACGGTACTTGGAGATGTAGTATGATGGAACATGTCCTAGATAATCTTAGAGGTGTGATCTATGGGCCACGCCCAAGTTTTGTGGTAGAAACAGATGCAAGTGTTGAAGAAATTGCTCGATCAATGGCTGCCGAAGAGAAATGGAACGAGGATGACACCCTGTGTTTTCATACAATCTTGAACCATCTATGTGATgatctttttcttcattacTCAAAGAGGAGGAAGGAAACAAGTGCCAAGCAACTGTGGGATGAGCTGCAATTGAGGTTTGGAGCACACGAATCTCGGGTTCAAAAGTACATGGAATTTGATTTGCTCGAGGAGGAGGAACCAATGTGGGTgcaagctcaagaaatggATTCATTGTTCTTCGCTCTGGTTAGGTGTAACAAAATGGAGATAGATGAGGAATTTCATGTGAATGCAATCATCTCCAAGCTCCCCCCATCTTGGGAGGATGTGTGCATCGAGTTGATGCGCGAGGAGCATTTGCCTGTTACAAAACTAATTCATCGCCTGATTGTTGAACAACAATCACGCATCAATTAGTTAATCACAAGAAAAGGAAACTAGTAGTaagcttgatttttttttatacatgtttCGAGTTTTAATGGGACCTTCcatgctttgattttcttttaaaattgataacattttttttattattattcaattGCTCTAACTATTTGTTTAATCATTAACATGTTTGTAATCACCTATGGGAGAAAATTCAACCTCAATACTACTGAGGTTACCTTTCTAGGTGTAGAGTTtagtaaaaatatttttatttcattttattaattaaactgAGCAGTAATACTAGTGTTCACATCCATCAACCGCAGGGTCCGCTCCCCATTCCGtgtatgaaattttgggaaattatCATTCTTGTCTCCGTCTGGGTAAAATCTATTTAACACTTAAATTTCACTCAACCATTCAAAATcatctcaatttaattggacaAAACTATAAAAATGTCCAAAGCTTTAACATCTTACAAAGTTTAGGataactttttaatttttatattatatcacattataaatttatcaattaaaaataaatacatcaATTATCAGGCCGGGTTCAGGATAGGGATACCATCCTCAGTTATCTGCCATCCCTATCCAATTCccaacaaaaatattattattacaatctataatatataataaaatatataataaggAATGAACATGAGAAACAAGGAAATTAATTATCATAGCTATAGTGGATGagcttataatttttttttcattttatttgtggATAGAAGCgatattctactttaaacTAATCTAAACTTCGTGGATGGAAAATTGAACTTAGATGCAGAGTGGGGAGCACATTCGCTCTACCCAACCTGGCTAAGCCCATGTCTGCAGATGATGCATGCATTTTAGTAAAACAATGGATTCATTTACGTGCCATGTTACCCAATTGATGATTATTGTACGACTAGACGGAAATGAGGCATTATGAGTCATATAATTTGTATGTGGGGAGTTAGCTGGAACAATTGAAGTTAAGGATGAAGTGAGATTCAGAACTCAGTTTCAAAATACGTATCAATAGTTAAAGATTTTGTAAGATGGTCATTCATAATTTTGTACAATGTCTCTCGTAATATTATTTTGGCAAGTAATcccttttatttattgcatatataaatttaaccATTCTTTACTTTGGTTCATGTAGCTTTAATATAAGCAATTTCACTCCTATAGTAATCCAAACCGTGTGTGACAAGAAATGATCAATTGAACATCAATAGCTagtgtgatttttttttttttttttagtggtgTGATCACAAGTAGCCAATCCTTAAGTAACTCACAAAGTGTTGATCCCAAAAGCCCTCCCTTTTTCCCCTATCGTCCTCTGTTGTAAACTCTCTTCTAGATCATAGACTGTACATTCGAAAGAGATCAACAAAAATTCCCCTGTAAATATTTATTGTGACACATGGTATTGTGAGGTCGGCATGTTTTGAATAATTAGCAGATAAGCTTATTGTAAATCAGTTGATTTATTCTTAAACACGtcacaaggcattattctttCACTCACTGTTTgctatctttttttaaatcttaatttaaatcactattttcattcatttgtgAGACTTAACTTTGACGTGGCCAACAAGAATAGGATACGTGCTGCCAATTGACCAGGTTTTTCGTGATTTGGATTAACAAACAACATGTTTGGAATTACTAGAATTTAAATTAGGGTAGGGATCATGCCATCAACCATTTTTTTACCTGACAAATTATAATAAAGGCTTCAAATCAAACGTTCAAAGCATAAAAACACTCGGAGACATGGACACAGAGCGACTTGGAATCGATCCGTCTGGCAAGGGCCGGAACGGTGGAGAAGAGCTCAAGGACACGAAGGTGAAACCCTAATTTCTAAGTTTGGTTACTTggaaaggaaggaaaattGAATTCTTATATAATAGGTTTCTTTTGGTTCTATTCTATATGAGTGTTTAGTGGGCGTGTGTGATCTAAATTAATTCTCTTGTTTTATTAGCTACCAAAACCAACGCCATGGAAGATTGGGGGATTTTATGGAGTTTTTGAAGGAAGAGATGGAATGCCGGTTTCTGGCTATGGTACAATACACTAATATATCTTATTTTCTCATGGCAATTACTGACTCCTGGTCCTGGTTTTGGTTGAAATATGTATATACTTTCATTAAGTTActgtttaaattatatttcatGTGATTTGTATGTTATATGTTTTCAGTCATCTGGAGAGACTTGAATAAGAGGACCCGAGACATGCATGCGGTCGCCAAGATTGAGTCAAAGTTGAGATCTGAACGTGATAATGAGCAAAGGGAATATGGTATGTCTGGTCTTGCTCGTCCAGAACTTGTTCCCATTGACCCTGTTCGTCTTGATGGGAAGAACTACCCCATCTGGGCGCGGCGAATGGAGTTTTTCCTCAAGGAATTAAAAGTTGAATATGTACTCTATGAGCCATGCCCTAGCATTATTGTAGGATCTGTAGCATTTTCTGGAGGACTTACTGAATTGAAGGATGCTAAAGAGAAATGGATCAAGGATGACTTTCTGGGTCTTCGCACGATCTTGAACTATCTATGCGATGATCTCCTCCATCGTtatggaaagagaaagaaaactacAAGTGCTAAACAACTGTGGGACGATCTAAAATTAATGTTTGGAACAAAGAAATATCTGGTTAGAAAGTACATGGATTTTCAGATGGTCGATGAAAAGCCACTTGTGGAGCAAATTCAAGAATTCAATCGCATTTTCGATGAAGTTGTGGCTTCTGGAATGACGTTGAGTGAGAAATTTCATGTATCTGCTATATTATCCAAGCTCCCTGCCTCTTGGAAGCATGTGAACATCAAGTTGAAGCGCAATATTGATGAGCCTTTGACTTTAGAAGTGTTGATGGATCATTTGAGGATTGAAGAAGAGTACGTTTGCGTATGAACCCAACGGATGTATTTTGTTTATGAAATTCATGTAAGAAATTattaggggttttttttttatatatcaaaGACTAAGCAAACATGATTGGAATTtcaaaaatctaaaatttagTGCCCTAATTTCTATGTTTGGTTACTTTTTTTGGCTCGTTCTATGTGAGTTGTGTATTGAAGTGGGCACTAGTTAGCCGACTTTGTCTGTGCCTTTAGGAAATTACGATTAATTTGGACAATGAAATGAGTATAAAGAAGCATCACTGTCCCAGACAAGGAAACTTTTGTATCAACTCGATCCGTCTTAATATCAGAAGAAAATAGTTCAAAACAATCTGAACTTGGACAACCCATGGTTTCACAACTTTAAAAAACAACAGAGATTCCAAGTTACTAGTGTTAATGCTCATCTAAAacgataaaaaagaaaagaagaaaaataataaagtcaTATACAGTTGatccaaattaaaaatcaaaatcccatttgttgtaaccaaaaaaagtgATATCAATTTTGAATGCCGCgtccaaaaatccaaaaaaacaaaatttcttaTATATGATGATCCAAAATTGTCATTCCATAATTTGTCCCACAAAAGTTCCAAAATTAAGCTTCTTACTGTAAAACATGTACATCAAGagtccaaaaaagaaaagcaacacTAGAAAGTGTTTTTGTAACATAAgcaatttttatatatgccaAACTTATCAAAAGCGCTTTTGATTGTCATCCATCGTattttgacatgtcaatagcACTCCCAAACATACCCTAAATATAGTTGATCCCCTACTTTACTTTGCATAAGTTGTCTCAACTAAAGGACTAGAATAATAACAAGACAAGTTCAAACCACATATGAGTGGGGTGTTAAAAATAGGTCCAAACTCTAGAAGTGATAttatataatcaaaataattttctctaatatttcatttatattttacattcatatcttttaatatgtttgattatattaaacataaggataaatatttattatttattattgtctttttattattattaaaaccGATCATCCACTCCAATTCAATATCAATTGGATCGGATCGGATTGGATTTAAACATCTAATATGATTGGATCAGATtgaaaaaatcacaattcaatCTATATTGGATCGGATGCGGATTGACTAAATTGTATTGGTTTCGAACTGATGTACACCCCTAACACCACTATTAGATCCACCCCAGCAGCCTAGCAGAGGCAAAAGGCCCCCTAGGCCTCAAAATCAGCTTCCAACGCACAAATCTTGTTAGGGAAAGAGATGAGCTCCACCAATCCGAGCAAGATGAGCCTAAACTCCTGTCCGTGGGCTGTGACGTAAGCGTTGACGCCCGTTTCATATCGACTTATGGATTGCGTAccatataatttaaattcaactTCAATTCAATCGAATGAAAAATTTATCAACCCCGAACAACTTCTGCTAGACTAGCTAAAGGTGAAATACGTGCATATAACTGAATGAAAGATAGTGGGGACCCTTTGTAAATAGAATGAATGAAACAAAGTGACTaatatgagaaattttggTGTTGTGATAGCTTTGATTGTCATATGAACCTGCAGGTGTTTGTGATAGATTTTGTACCTGGTGGTTTGGCATGCCTCATGAAAAAAGAGGCCGAACTAGATATTGTAAAGAATTTCCTCCTGAAGACTCTCCACCTGCAAGGGTGGGCGAAGACAATTGATAATTTTACAATAGGAGAAGGTGTTCAGCCTGCAAGTTTTAAGGTTCACTTGGATCAATATTGTGGGAAGGAAATTTTAGTTGCAATTAGCTGCATATTTTGGTGGTAGCAAAGAGTTGCTGCTGTTGACTCGTCAATGGGCCGGGTCGGGCTAGTCCGGCccaaatttaatgggcttggGTTGGGTCGGGCCGAgctttaaagaggagagagaaaatatccgGGTCgagtttttttagaaaattgaaAGCCCAAGCCTAACCTATGAGCCgggcttgagaaagcccattTGGCCGGGCTGAGCTAAACCTAACGGGCCGGGCCTAAACGGGCcctacttcattcaaaaaaaatcataaacttaatcataaaggcattttagtccaaatttgagattaaactcacttaattccaatattttcacttcaaaccaaattcatagaacacccaataaagtcacacaacttataagatttttcacaaaactaataaaaccaagtattatttttgaggttattacataattagatcgtaatacgttttaagaaataatttttaaaaatcctaagtatcaaaaaaatatttttttaaatgatggtatgaataaataattgacacaaattactGTGTTAATCATctaattataaactaggaatgagtaaagaaaagtaaatgaaatgaaacaaattatatatgtgatttaagtgatataatcctaaacctaaactcttatttatacataattatatatatatatatatatgcgggTCTAACGGGCCGGGCTTTTGTGAGCTGGCCgggctttcttgggcttaattGGGCCGGGCCGGACTTCAAATATCCAAGTCCAAGTCTAACCCGGCCCAAAACgggccatctcaaagcccataacTGGCCGGATCGGGCTTTTTTCGATGGGCCGGGCGGGCTCCCATTGGCCCATGATCCCGCGgaccaaatgatgaggccttATGCTGGATCATTTTACTGATATCATATACCAAATACAcatatgaaaatttgaatatgtccttaaattagaaaaaaaaaattacatgagTTAAATTTCCAGAATTAAAACTACGAAAGtgaaaatttcatcaaaatacaggaaaaaaaaagtggcttTTTGATAATTTATTATAGTTTACATTTCATCCAAAATTTGAGCAATGAAGTATTGTAGGAGATCCTTGTTGGGCTCGTGGGAGCGTTCCCGCGTAGACGAACGGTCAGTAATGCTGATTTCCGAAAATACGCCcatagaaatgaaaatattccCACCTCCCAAACGAGTCCTCGTAGATGCTCTCTTCAATTCCGTTTCTAACTGCCAAACTGAAACCAGCGCCCTCCATGATCCTTTCCTCACTCGCACACCCAACTCAACactctctctatctttctctctctactttTGTAcggacacacacacacacacacacacttttTCTCTCTACGCTGCGAGATTAATTGAAGAAGGTCTCTCTCTCGCACTCAAAGCGTCAGCTTCTTCCTCTAAAATCTTCTGCATTTTCGTTTCTGTTCACTGATTTTCTAGCtctgtttcaaattttttctcCATTTTGTAGAGAATGGCGAAAACGCTCAAAGATCTCCTCACCGAAACAAAGAAAGCAGAGGAAGCTCAGCCTCTCGCTCCGGTGCCGGCGGTAATTGAGAACTCCGCAGACAAGGACGTCTCGCCGGAGAAGCTGAGCCGTTTTCCGatacaagaaaagaaacttgAAGACTCGCAGCTCTTTGTGGAATCCGACTCGTCATCCGGTGATCCTCAGCCACAAGTCGCTCCGGTATCTGAAGAATCGCCTGAGACAAAGACGGCGGAGAAAGATTCCGACTATTTGAAGAATGAAGGTTCAAATTCAAGTGTGAATTCAACGGATTCCTTACTGTTTGAAAGTTCGAATTCATGCGAGAAAGAAAGTTCGAATTCATGCGAGAAAGAAAGTTCGAATTCATGcgagaaagaaaattcaaattcatgcGAGAAAGAAAGTTCAATCACCTCTGATTCAATTCCGACGGAGATGGCGAGCTCCGAGAAGTGTATGGAATCTTTGGAAAATGTCAATGCACCGAGACTGAACGAAATGCGTGAGAAGCAGCCGGCGAAGAAGTCGGCGAAGTTCCAGTGCGACGACAACGTTTCGGATAGTGTGAGCGTGGCGAAGCCAGGGGTGCTGAAGCCGTGTCCAAGTGTGGGAGCGAGCCTTGAGAACTTTGAACTTTGGAAGGTTGAAGGTTCGCCGAAGATGCGATCCAACGGTGGTGGTAGTACGGCAGAGGGCACAGCGATGGTGGAGGAGGCATGGGAGAGACTCAAGAAGTCCTACGTGTACTTCAAAGGCAAGCCGGTGGGCACTCTTGCAGCTATGGATCCAATGGCCGAAGATTTGAACTACAATCAGGTATACCAAACGATTCTCGTTAATTGTTGATTAGTTTTCATATTGCACATATCTCTTTGATCTCTGTTGGTATGAATTGCAATTTAGTTACTGGAATTTGAGTACTTGTTAGTGTTTGTGTCTGTTTGGAGTCATGCGTTTAATAATTTGTGGCACAAATTAGCCTATTAGTTTCTCTGCTGATAGATGacattatacaaataatatatcAAAGACTGGGTAGGCAATTGAAGCGCTGTGTACATCAATAACCATTTGGATCTAGGTAAAGCACTGGTATATGAATCCCATGTTAGTGTAAAAGAGATTtgataaattaaatttgatcCAGTGCATTCATGTAATTgatatgtttttgtttgtttgttgttgttgttgttgtagaTTTGATCACTTGGTCATAAGTAATGTCCTTTATATTGCTTAAATTGTTAGGCATTAATCATAATAAATAGCGACTAAGATGAGAAATTTATGTGTAGTGAGAGATTTAATTATCATATGAACCTGCAGGTGTTTGTGAGAGATTTTGTACCTACTGGTTTGGCCTGCCTGATGCAAAAAGACCCTGAACTAGATATTGTAAAGAATTTCCTCCTAAAGACCCTCCACCTCCAAGGTTGGGAGAAGAGGATTGATAATTTTACACTTGGAGAAGGTGTTATGCCTGCAAGTTTTAAGATTCTCTTTGATCAATATCGTGGGAAGGAAACTTTAGTTGCAGATTTTGGTGGCAGCGCAATTGGAAGAGTTGCTCCTGTCGATTCTGGGTTCTGGTGGATCATTTTACTGAGATCATACACCAAATGCACTCGTGACCATACACTGGCAGAGCTTCCTGAGGTGCAGAAGGGAATGAAACTAATTCTCAACCTATGCTTGTCAGATGGCTTTGACACATTCCCGACACTTCTCTGTGCAGATGGCTGTAGCATGATTGATAGGAGGATGGtgagtcttttcttttttgtttctaggatTCTTGGCATAGTATAATGAGTATGAGTATGGATAAATAATCCAAAAGGCCATATGCATTGTATATGAcaaaacatatatacatacgtactaatacacacatatatgtgTTGAAAGCTTGATTTAATATTGCCACAACCGCCATTTGGGCAGCTAGATAAAGCTAGATTGTCATTTTTGCACTTTCATGGCGTACAGATTGTTTATAAGATAACTTGATACCTGACTTCAAGGGATAACAGAATTAGAGGCTCCAATGAATTGAATTTCACCAACTTTGCTTGCTTTTTGAACAGGGGATTTATGGTTATCCAATTGAGATTCAGTCACTTTTCTACTTCGCATTGAGGTGTGCAAGGCAACTGTTGAAGCCAGAGCTTGGTGGTAAGGAACTTCTTAAGCGGATAGATAAGCGCATCACAGCTCTAAGCTTTCACATTCAGAAGTATTACTGGCTTGATTTTGCACAGCTAAACAACATATACCGCTACAAAACCGAGGAGTATTCCCATACTGCAGTCAACAAGTTTAATGTGATTCCAGAATCCATCCCTGACTGGGTTTTTGATTTCATGCCGTTGAGAGGAGGGTATTTGATTGGCAATGTTAGCCCAGCTCGGATGGACTTCAGGTGGTTTTTAGTTGGGAATTGTATTGCCATCCTTAGTTCCCTAGCAACACCTGAGCAAGCTACAGCTATTATGGACTTGATTGAGGAGCGGTGGGAGGACTTGATCGGGGAGATGCCTCTGAAAATTGTATACCCAGCATTAGAGGGACATGAGTGGAGGACTGTCACGGGGTTTGATCCAAAGAACACAAGATGGAGTTATCACAATGGTGGCTCTTGGCCAAGTAAGTCTCATGGAGATGGTGTTATCACAATGTGCTATTTGCATTAgctctttatcttttctgttctttttgttcatgtcTTGTTTTGATTTGTCTCTGTTACATGCtatgtttattcattttagcACCTCTAGTAGTCATTTTCaccattaaagtataaaagTTTTTGCTTTAAATATTGGTGGCTCAAGGCTGGTTTTGTTAGTTTCCGTTGATTTGTAAATCTTTCAGATAATGTCCCCTGTGTCTATTTGCTTGATATTACAATTTGCAGTTCTATTTTGCTACTTGAAGCCTAGTGCTAGTTCTATTTGACTGAGACCTTTCAATTACATTTCATGAACATTAGTACCCACTTTATATGAGTAGGCtagttattgtttttattaaactAAGCTACAAGTACTActttcgtccaaaaaaaaacgCTACAAGTACTACTTACCTGACATagtatcttttattttaaacgtCTTTATTTGCTGATGGTAACCACTTTTCCAATCGAAATCTTCTGGTATATAAATGTTGTGGGATACATTTCTGAATGTAATTTGGGAAAGCGTGCCAAATGGTTGTGCTATTCATGATATTTTGATGCTTGTTCACAGAATTCTGAATGTGTTTGTTCTAAAACAATTGGTTAATGTTATTGCATCTGTCTTGTAGCACTGCTGTGGTTGCTTACTGCAGCATGTATCAAGACGGGGAGGCCTCAGACTGCTAAGAGAGCAATTGAACAGGTGGAGCAGAGGCTCTCAAAGGACGGGTGGCCAGAATACTATGACGGCAAGGCAGGGAGATATATCGGGAAGCAAGCGAGGAAGTACCAGACTTGGAGCATCTCCGGATATCTGTTAGCTAAACTGATGATCGAGAACCCAGCCAATCTTTCACTCATCTCTCTTGAAGAGGACAAGAAGATAGCCAAGCCAAGGCTCACCCGCTCCGCTTCCTTTTGAGTCAAACCAGTGGCAGCAGCATACATGATGCATTACAGGTATATGAGATTTCTCTTTACCCATGAATGCTGGAGGGAAACTAGCTGATAAAACTGATTGAGTTGCAGTTTTGTGATTCATTAACATGATTTGCTAGTATGCTACTGAGATATACAGCCCCTGCATTTTCCTTTGCAGTTTCTTAATATCTGGCTTTGAATAGTAAATGGTCTATAAGCATTTTGGAAAGTAATGCAACATGGCCATTGTTCTGCTTACCAATTATTTGGCTAAGTATTTCAAGCTTTTATGGTGGGAATTTGCCTCCTATTTTCCTTTGCACTGTCATAGGTTCTTTTGATAGATATCGGTTTTGTTGAATAATTTCTATACTTGGTGTACGTTAAGTGTTTCGAAGGCCAATGGCACAAAGTTGTGATGGCAGATTAAGAGGGCGACAGAGTCTGCTGAAGGTTGTGTTAAAGACTTCATCTTTGGATAAAAAAGGCAACctgaaagagaaattgagaagCTGGCCCTTAACAGTGCAAAGGAACATCCTTAGTTAAATAGGCAGTTAACAATGTATTGAGAATGATTCTACTGTTCTTGTTAGTTTTATGTGGTGATATTTGGACCTTATGTGGTGATATTTCATGtcttgtttcatttcatgtacTGCTGAGATAAAACCAAATTCAGTATGGATATGATTCTTGGGCagtgttttataattttggaatCCTTTGCATTATTTGGAAATGGTCACATAACGATAGAAATTCTTATTAGATCGGTTAACATGTCCTATTCAAAAAATTAACGACACATGTGAATGTTGTCATAGATATGCAAATACAATTAGTATTTTTTCTCATGTCGTACAAGATTATACATAtacaaatagaaaatagaTGGTTTCATCTAGGAATatcttttaaagaaatattatttttatctaCTACTGAGGGGAGTGAAGGTGAAGACATGCATCTCCAATGTCCTCTCCTTGACCTCCTCGGTTTGTACTCAAACTTCATAAACAAATTCACTTGAAACACAAAACCAAGCAGAGAAAATGGATGAATTTGGTCTTCAAAATCTCTTTGCCTCAGAATCTGACCGCATGCCCTCACAAAATTCCTTAAGCTGATCAAAATCTCTTTGCCTCAGAAGCCATTTCTCTTGTTTTACaggtaaaaaatgaaatagaaaagaaTACTTGTGAGCTCTGTTTCGTCAGttaatttctctcttcttgcAATTGGTTTCCTGGCTTCCACAATTTGCTTCACTAATGCAATAACTTTCTCATCCAATGCCAAATATTCTGGGGCTCGACCTCCAGGGATTACAAGAGCATCATAACTTGAGACATATAGAGCTTCAAAGTCAGCTGTTAAAGTGAAATTATGGCCCGGCTTCTCACTGTATGTTTGGTCAC
Above is a window of Prunus persica cultivar Lovell chromosome G2, Prunus_persica_NCBIv2, whole genome shotgun sequence DNA encoding:
- the LOC18787186 gene encoding uncharacterized protein LOC18787186; translation: MDTERLGIDPSGKGRNGGEELKDTKLPKPTPWKIGGFYGVFEGRDGMPVSGYVIWRDLNKRTRDMHAVAKIESKLRSERDNEQREYGMSGLARPELVPIDPVRLDGKNYPIWARRMEFFLKELKVEYVLYEPCPSIIVGSVAFSGGLTELKDAKEKWIKDDFLGLRTILNYLCDDLLHRYGKRKKTTSAKQLWDDLKLMFGTKKYLVRKYMDFQMVDEKPLVEQIQEFNRIFDEVVASGMTLSEKFHVSAILSKLPASWKHVNIKLKRNIDEPLTLEVLMDHLRIEEEYVCV
- the LOC109947433 gene encoding uncharacterized protein LOC109947433, coding for MDTERLGIDPSGEEGKEMKAQHQPNNDYMLRYAEHLMKEAKRGDGYQVVTPKVLVDVDNLRLNGKHYGTWRCSMMEHVLDNLRGVIYGPRPSFVVETDASVEEIARSMAAEEKWNEDDTLCFHTILNHLCDDLFLHYSKRRKETSAKQLWDELQLRFGAHESRVQKYMEFDLLEEEEPMWVQAQEMDSLFFALVRCNKMEIDEEFHVNAIISKLPPSWEDVCIELMREEHLPVTKLIHRLIVEQQSRIN
- the LOC18786351 gene encoding probable alkaline/neutral invertase F translates to MAKTLKDLLTETKKAEEAQPLAPVPAVIENSADKDVSPEKLSLAPVSEESPETKTAEKDSDYLKNEGSNSSVNSTDSLLFESSNSCEKESSNSCEKESSNSCEKENSNSCEKESSITSDSIPTEMASSEKCMESLENVNAPRLNEMREKQPAKKSAKFQCDDNVSDSVSVAKPGVLKPCPSVGASLENFELWKVEGSPKMRSNGGGSTAEGTAMVEEAWERLKKSYVYFKGKPVGTLAAMDPMAEDLNYNQVFVRDFVPTGLACLMQKDPELDIVKNFLLKTLHLQGWEKRIDNFTLGEGVMPASFKILFDQYRGKETLVADFGGSAIGRVAPVDSGFWWIILLRSYTKCTRDHTLAELPEVQKGMKLILNLCLSDGFDTFPTLLCADGCSMIDRRMGIYGYPIEIQSLFYFALRCARQLLKPELGGKELLKRIDKRITALSFHIQKYYWLDFAQLNNIYRYKTEEYSHTAVNKFNVIPESIPDWVFDFMPLRGGYLIGNVSPARMDFRWFLVGNCIAILSSLATPEQATAIMDLIEERWEDLIGEMPLKIVYPALEGHEWRTVTGFDPKNTRWSYHNGGSWPTLLWLLTAACIKTGRPQTAKRAIEQVEQRLSKDGWPEYYDGKAGRYIGKQARKYQTWSISGYLLAKLMIENPANLSLISLEEDKKIAKPRLTRSASF